Proteins encoded by one window of Geobacter sp. DSM 9736:
- the dxs gene encoding 1-deoxy-D-xylulose-5-phosphate synthase, producing the protein MYKLLETINAPGDLKKLSPDELVKLADEIRRFLLDTVSKTGGHLASNLGAVELTMALHYCFDSPRDKFVWDVGHQAYTHKILTGRRDRFHTQRQYQGISGFPKRAESPHDAFDAGHASTSISAGLGMATARDLAGVDSKVIAIIGDGSLTGGMAFEALNQAGHLRKNLIVIVNDNEMSISKNVGAFSTFISRKLTGNRLRELKHEMKGLLQSIPAVGNNVLSFARKAENSLKGFLTPGTLFEALGFEYIGPIQGHDLPQMIEIFENVRSMEGPVMIHVVTTKGKGYTPAEENPDRFHGVGPFDVVTGRLSSGKGTSCSYTAIFGDTLLKLAAEDPKIVAITAAMPDGTGLSPFAKAYPERFFDVGIAEQHALTFAAGLAAEGFRPVAAVYSSFTQRAYDQVFHDICLQKLPVTLALDRAGLVGDDGPTHHGVFDLSYLRHLPEMTVMAPKDENELQHMIKTAVYAGKPVACRYPRGNGYGIPLDTELRELPIGVGELLEEGEDLVIVAVGITVYPAVEASRTLKERGISAAVINARFVKPLDRDLILNWARRTGCVLTVEENALQGGFGTAVLELLEEERLFNVAAKRLGIPDRFIEQGPQAQLRRDLGLDAEGIATAAEALVTRRGAGTAQLALVK; encoded by the coding sequence ATGTACAAGCTGCTCGAAACCATAAATGCACCCGGAGACCTGAAGAAGCTCTCGCCCGACGAACTAGTGAAGCTTGCCGACGAGATCCGCCGGTTCCTGCTGGACACGGTCTCGAAAACGGGGGGGCACCTCGCTTCAAACCTTGGAGCGGTAGAACTGACCATGGCCCTCCACTACTGCTTCGACTCCCCCCGCGACAAGTTTGTCTGGGATGTAGGGCATCAGGCATATACACACAAGATACTCACCGGGCGGCGCGACCGGTTTCACACGCAGCGCCAGTACCAGGGCATCAGCGGGTTTCCCAAACGAGCCGAATCCCCCCATGACGCCTTCGACGCAGGCCATGCCTCCACCTCCATTTCGGCCGGCCTCGGAATGGCAACGGCCCGGGACCTGGCCGGGGTGGACAGCAAGGTGATCGCCATAATCGGCGACGGCTCCCTCACCGGCGGAATGGCCTTCGAGGCGCTCAACCAGGCGGGACACCTGCGCAAGAACCTCATCGTCATCGTGAACGACAATGAAATGTCGATCTCGAAAAATGTCGGAGCCTTCTCCACCTTCATTTCCCGCAAACTCACCGGGAACCGCCTGCGGGAGCTGAAGCACGAGATGAAGGGCCTTCTGCAGAGCATTCCGGCAGTGGGAAACAACGTTCTCAGCTTCGCGCGCAAGGCTGAAAACTCGCTGAAGGGGTTCCTGACTCCCGGCACCCTTTTCGAAGCCCTTGGATTCGAGTACATCGGCCCCATCCAGGGACACGACCTGCCCCAGATGATAGAGATCTTCGAAAATGTCAGGTCCATGGAAGGACCCGTAATGATCCATGTTGTTACCACCAAGGGGAAAGGCTACACCCCGGCGGAGGAAAATCCGGACAGATTTCACGGAGTCGGCCCGTTCGATGTCGTCACCGGACGGCTCTCCTCGGGGAAGGGAACCAGCTGCTCCTACACAGCCATCTTCGGGGACACCCTCTTGAAACTGGCCGCCGAAGATCCCAAAATAGTGGCCATTACCGCCGCCATGCCGGACGGCACCGGGCTCTCCCCCTTCGCCAAAGCCTACCCGGAGCGTTTCTTCGACGTCGGCATTGCCGAGCAGCATGCGCTCACCTTTGCAGCAGGTCTTGCGGCGGAAGGCTTCAGGCCCGTCGCCGCCGTCTATTCATCCTTTACACAACGGGCATATGACCAGGTATTCCATGACATCTGCCTGCAGAAGCTACCGGTGACGCTTGCTCTGGACCGTGCAGGGCTCGTCGGAGACGATGGTCCGACACATCACGGCGTTTTCGACCTGAGCTACCTGCGCCACCTGCCGGAAATGACGGTAATGGCGCCCAAGGACGAAAACGAGCTGCAGCACATGATAAAGACCGCTGTATATGCAGGAAAGCCTGTGGCGTGCCGCTACCCGCGGGGCAACGGCTATGGCATCCCCCTGGATACCGAACTCCGAGAACTCCCCATTGGAGTGGGGGAACTGCTGGAAGAGGGGGAAGACCTCGTTATCGTCGCCGTCGGCATAACCGTCTATCCTGCCGTCGAAGCGAGCCGCACCCTCAAGGAGCGCGGGATCAGCGCTGCCGTCATCAACGCACGCTTCGTGAAGCCCCTGGACCGGGACCTCATCCTGAACTGGGCACGCAGGACAGGTTGTGTCCTGACGGTGGAGGAGAATGCGCTCCAGGGAGGCTTCGGCACCGCCGTGCTTGAACTGCTGGAAGAGGAGCGGCTCTTTAACGTGGCTGCGAAGCGGCTCGGGATCCCCGATCGCTTCATCGAGCAGGGCCCCCAGGCGCAGCTTCGCCGGGACCTGGGGCTCGATGCCGAGGGCATCGCCACGGCAGCGGAGGCGCTGGTTACCCGGCGCGGCGCGGGCACTGCTCAACTGGCGCTTGTAAAATAG